In Sporosarcina sp. PTS2304, a genomic segment contains:
- the ymfI gene encoding elongation factor P 5-aminopentanone reductase, giving the protein MMTQRFALVLGASGGIGEVISNQLAEAGWSLYLHYHSNSQQVTNLQKELAAKYPQQEFRIAQADFRMEHAADELALNVQSVEAIVVANGQAVVKLLSETTAIEMAELWQVHMQNPARLIALLSAKLRKCPVSYILFIGSIWGSAGAAGEVMYSAVKGAQHAFVKAYAKEAAYSGIRVNAIAPGWIDTRMNQEFSSEERQMVMDQIPLLSVGTPQEIANMVEFMLSGKADYMTGEIIQINGGWYI; this is encoded by the coding sequence ATGATGACTCAACGGTTTGCGCTTGTACTAGGGGCATCCGGTGGAATAGGTGAAGTGATATCTAACCAACTTGCCGAGGCAGGTTGGTCATTATATTTACATTATCATTCCAATAGTCAACAGGTAACCAATTTACAAAAGGAATTAGCAGCAAAATATCCCCAGCAAGAATTTCGTATTGCACAGGCGGATTTTAGAATGGAGCATGCTGCGGATGAATTGGCGCTAAACGTCCAAAGTGTAGAAGCGATAGTCGTAGCAAATGGGCAGGCGGTAGTGAAATTACTATCTGAAACAACTGCAATAGAGATGGCGGAATTATGGCAAGTACATATGCAAAATCCTGCACGTCTCATTGCGTTACTTTCAGCCAAACTACGCAAATGTCCTGTTTCTTATATTCTGTTCATTGGTTCTATTTGGGGGAGTGCAGGCGCTGCAGGAGAAGTGATGTATTCAGCAGTAAAAGGAGCACAGCATGCGTTTGTAAAAGCATACGCTAAAGAAGCTGCCTATTCCGGTATACGCGTAAATGCCATTGCGCCCGGCTGGATCGATACGCGGATGAATCAAGAGTTTTCTTCGGAAGAACGGCAGATGGTAATGGATCAAATTCCTTTATTGTCTGTAGGAACACCACAAGAAATAGCTAATATGGTCGAATTTATGCTTAGTGGAAAAGCGGATTATATGACTGGTGAAATCATTCAAATTAATGGTGGCTGGTATATATAA
- a CDS encoding ABC transporter permease, with protein MSNKLINILVPIISIILGLLVGAVVMLISGYNPVIGYTALWNGIFGDSYVIGETIRQISPYILAGLAVAFAFRTGLFNIGVEGQLIVGWFAAAYVGMAFELPKIIHLPLALLAAAVAGALWGLIPGILKARLHVHEVIVTIMMNYIALHVVNALIKTISGGGFKLDRIHPSASLRSEFLSNLTDFSTLHYGIFVALAMVVVMWFILEKTKTGFELKSVGFNDNASQYAGMSVNKNIIMAMVISGAFAGLGGAMEALGTFGNMSSMGGFTGIGFDGIAVALLGANTPLGVIFGATLFGSLKYGANNMPNAAGIPVEIVSIIIALVIFFVACGYIIRVGLVRLRKNKKEAK; from the coding sequence ATGTCGAATAAATTGATAAACATCCTAGTACCCATTATTTCTATCATTTTAGGATTGCTAGTAGGCGCGGTGGTCATGCTCATCAGTGGCTATAATCCTGTTATAGGATATACCGCTCTATGGAATGGTATCTTCGGAGATTCTTATGTAATCGGGGAAACTATACGACAAATCAGTCCATATATTTTAGCTGGTTTAGCGGTTGCATTTGCATTTCGCACCGGACTTTTCAATATTGGAGTGGAAGGGCAGTTAATCGTCGGTTGGTTCGCAGCGGCATACGTCGGTATGGCATTTGAATTACCTAAAATTATTCATTTACCACTTGCGCTACTAGCTGCAGCTGTCGCGGGGGCGTTATGGGGACTTATACCAGGTATTCTAAAAGCAAGACTACATGTACATGAAGTTATCGTCACGATTATGATGAACTATATTGCACTTCATGTAGTCAATGCATTGATTAAAACTATTTCAGGTGGAGGCTTTAAGTTGGATCGAATTCATCCGTCAGCTTCTCTGCGTTCTGAATTTTTATCCAATTTAACAGATTTTTCCACATTGCATTACGGAATATTTGTTGCGTTGGCAATGGTAGTCGTTATGTGGTTTATTTTAGAAAAAACAAAAACTGGCTTTGAGCTGAAGTCCGTTGGTTTTAATGACAACGCCTCACAATATGCTGGGATGAGTGTCAATAAAAATATCATTATGGCAATGGTTATTTCAGGGGCATTCGCTGGTCTCGGTGGGGCAATGGAAGCTCTAGGTACATTCGGTAATATGTCTTCTATGGGAGGCTTTACTGGAATTGGTTTTGATGGAATTGCGGTTGCCTTATTAGGAGCTAACACACCACTTGGAGTTATTTTCGGTGCAACATTATTCGGATCATTAAAATACGGAGCGAATAATATGCCAAACGCTGCAGGAATTCCAGTAGAGATTGTTTCGATCATTATTGCATTAGTAATTTTCTTCGTTGCCTGCGGATACATTATTCGCGTTGGACTCGTGCGTTTACGCAAAAATAAGAAGGAGGCGAAGTGA
- the yfmF gene encoding EF-P 5-aminopentanol modification-associated protein YfmF, with amino-acid sequence MFNKTKLQNGVHLYIRKTEQFKTVNVTIKWKAPLDQKTASERTVLANVLEESNAKYPTLSEMRKALDNLYGTVLYTDVSKRSAEHTVSLFAECVNDEFFKGEDIFKQLWQLIRAVAFEPNVKDGAFDLAVTEREKRNVRDRIRSIYDDKTRYAQKRMLEIMSPDQPASISAYGTEEAVASITSESLYETYEQMMNHDVIDIYVVGDVNEEEIISQIKEYLPFVARDAKALPSVTEVSPVEEVKTVREQQDMKQGKLHLGYTTPITFLHPDYNKMQIMNGIFGGFAHSKLFMNVREKESMAYYANSAFASHYGIVYVTAGIDADLEEKAVKLIEEQLTALQQGDITEVELEQTVALLENSIRSANDSARSQIEIYDQYKELDENFTAENLIEKWQSVTLEDVKEMANTVKLEVVYLLSGKEGTSK; translated from the coding sequence ATGTTCAATAAAACAAAATTACAAAATGGCGTGCATTTGTATATACGTAAAACAGAACAATTTAAAACAGTAAATGTAACGATTAAATGGAAAGCACCATTGGATCAAAAGACGGCTTCGGAGCGTACAGTACTCGCAAATGTATTAGAAGAGTCAAACGCAAAGTACCCAACGTTAAGTGAGATGCGGAAAGCACTGGATAACTTATATGGTACCGTTTTGTATACAGACGTCTCTAAACGGAGCGCAGAACATACCGTTTCGTTGTTTGCGGAATGTGTAAATGATGAATTTTTTAAAGGAGAAGATATTTTCAAGCAACTTTGGCAATTAATTCGTGCAGTTGCTTTTGAACCGAACGTAAAAGACGGAGCATTTGATTTGGCGGTAACAGAAAGAGAAAAGCGCAATGTTCGGGATCGAATCCGCTCGATTTATGATGACAAAACTCGATATGCACAAAAGCGCATGCTAGAAATTATGAGTCCGGACCAGCCTGCCTCTATTTCAGCTTATGGTACAGAAGAAGCTGTTGCGTCTATTACGAGTGAAAGTTTGTATGAAACGTATGAACAGATGATGAATCATGATGTTATCGATATTTATGTCGTAGGGGATGTAAATGAAGAAGAGATTATCTCGCAAATTAAAGAGTACCTACCGTTCGTTGCACGTGATGCTAAAGCATTGCCTAGCGTAACAGAAGTCTCTCCGGTCGAAGAAGTTAAAACAGTTAGAGAACAGCAAGACATGAAACAAGGGAAATTGCATTTAGGTTATACAACGCCTATTACATTCCTTCACCCCGATTACAATAAAATGCAAATTATGAATGGCATATTTGGTGGATTTGCCCATAGTAAACTGTTCATGAATGTTAGGGAAAAAGAAAGCATGGCTTATTATGCCAACAGCGCATTTGCCTCACATTACGGAATTGTCTATGTAACAGCCGGAATCGATGCTGACTTAGAAGAAAAAGCCGTGAAACTTATTGAAGAACAGCTGACAGCTTTACAACAAGGAGATATTACAGAAGTAGAATTAGAACAAACCGTAGCGTTATTGGAGAACAGTATCCGAAGCGCTAACGATTCTGCACGCAGTCAAATCGAAATTTACGATCAGTATAAAGAATTAGATGAGAACTTTACAGCAGAAAATCTAATTGAAAAATGGCAATCTGTTACACTTGAAGATGTAAAGGAAATGGCCAATACGGTAAAGCTAGAAGTAGTCTATCTGTTATCTGGCAAGGAGGGGACTTCCAAATGA
- a CDS encoding RodZ domain-containing protein: protein MTGLGSRLKEARIAKGLTLDDLQNETKIQKRYLAGIEEEDFTSMPGAFYIRVFIKQYAEAVDVDAEEMLAIYQEEYGNAIQEQHQKVTPPVLQRSSAGLQTSAKLQEMLPKIIVALFIVVILVISYLLLRDKSLDPNVDSDPLNPNNAIIENPTEQPKPSESVKEEPVQKLQLDSTSGESSTFTLANTEELKLVVTTSGDSWISVTDEQGEERMPGPGARVMLAGESVEIDASNAEKIRIRVGNYSVAELVVNGQKIDYPTQLIPQNIIITHTP, encoded by the coding sequence TTGACTGGATTAGGCAGTCGCTTAAAAGAAGCGAGAATCGCAAAAGGTTTAACACTAGATGACTTACAAAATGAAACTAAAATTCAAAAGCGTTATTTAGCAGGAATTGAAGAAGAAGATTTTACAAGCATGCCCGGCGCCTTCTATATACGTGTATTTATTAAACAATACGCAGAAGCGGTAGACGTAGATGCGGAAGAAATGCTGGCTATTTATCAAGAAGAATACGGCAATGCCATTCAGGAGCAACATCAAAAAGTAACACCTCCCGTGCTTCAAAGAAGTAGTGCAGGGCTTCAAACGAGCGCAAAACTACAAGAGATGTTACCTAAAATTATTGTGGCATTATTCATTGTGGTAATTTTAGTCATTAGTTATTTACTGTTGCGTGATAAATCGTTAGATCCGAACGTAGACAGTGATCCTCTTAATCCGAACAACGCAATTATTGAAAATCCAACTGAGCAACCTAAGCCGAGCGAGAGTGTAAAAGAAGAGCCTGTTCAAAAACTACAACTGGACTCTACATCTGGAGAGTCTTCTACCTTTACTTTGGCAAATACAGAAGAACTGAAATTAGTCGTTACCACATCGGGGGATTCATGGATTTCTGTAACCGACGAGCAAGGTGAAGAAAGAATGCCGGGGCCTGGCGCAAGAGTAATGCTGGCGGGAGAAAGTGTCGAAATTGATGCGTCGAATGCAGAAAAGATTCGCATTCGAGTGGGGAACTATTCAGTAGCTGAACTAGTAGTCAATGGACAAAAAATTGATTATCCAACTCAGCTTATTCCACAAAATATTATCATTACTCACACTCCGTAG
- a CDS encoding ABC transporter ATP-binding protein, producing MDYVIEMLDVSKKFGTFYANDKITLQLEKGEIHALLGENGAGKSTLMNVLFGLYQPDGGEIRVKGKNVAITDPNVANDLGIGMVHQHFMLVENLTVTENIILGSEPTKSGMINIKDSAKKVAEISKMYGLDVDPYAKIEDISVGMQQRVEILKTLYRGADILIFDEPTASLTPQEIEELLSIMRKLVAEGKSIILITHKLQEIMNVSDKVTVIRKGKGIGTVITKETNPEELATLMVGRQVTFKTEKGPSHPTEEVLKIEDLVVNDYRGIAKLKGLNLSVRRGEIVGIAGIDGNGQSELIEAITGLTKVKSGKVYINSVDVTNNKPRKITETGIGHIPQDRHKHGLVLDFSVGYNAALQSYYHEPFSKGGIMNYKVVNEQANNLIKEFDVRTQGVHELARALSGGNQQKLIIGREVMRNPDLLIAALPTRGLDVGAIEFIHKRLIEQRDSGKAVLLITFELDEVMNVSDRISVIYDGAIVGTVIPQETTEQALGLMMAGHSKQEAEKEQAVVGKDGDEHHVE from the coding sequence TTGGATTATGTAATTGAAATGTTAGATGTATCAAAAAAATTCGGTACATTTTATGCGAATGACAAGATTACATTACAACTTGAAAAGGGAGAGATTCATGCGTTATTAGGAGAAAATGGCGCAGGTAAATCTACTCTAATGAACGTGCTGTTCGGTTTATACCAACCCGATGGCGGAGAGATTCGTGTGAAAGGAAAGAATGTTGCAATTACCGATCCGAATGTAGCAAATGATTTAGGAATAGGAATGGTACACCAACACTTTATGTTAGTGGAAAATTTAACCGTTACAGAAAATATTATTTTAGGTAGCGAACCGACTAAATCAGGCATGATCAATATTAAAGATTCAGCTAAAAAAGTAGCAGAAATTTCGAAAATGTATGGATTGGACGTTGATCCTTATGCGAAAATTGAAGATATTTCAGTTGGAATGCAACAACGTGTCGAAATTCTGAAAACTCTTTATCGCGGGGCAGATATTTTAATATTTGATGAACCGACTGCTTCATTGACACCACAAGAAATCGAAGAGTTATTAAGTATTATGCGTAAATTAGTAGCTGAAGGAAAGTCTATTATTTTGATTACACACAAACTTCAGGAAATAATGAATGTCTCAGACAAAGTGACAGTCATCCGTAAAGGAAAGGGAATTGGTACAGTTATTACGAAAGAAACCAATCCTGAAGAGCTTGCGACTTTAATGGTTGGGCGCCAAGTAACGTTTAAAACGGAAAAAGGTCCTTCCCATCCAACAGAAGAAGTTTTGAAAATTGAAGATCTTGTTGTGAATGACTATCGAGGGATCGCTAAGTTGAAAGGGTTGAATCTGTCTGTACGACGTGGGGAGATTGTGGGGATTGCCGGTATTGACGGAAACGGTCAATCGGAACTGATCGAAGCGATTACAGGTCTTACAAAAGTTAAGAGTGGAAAAGTATATATTAATTCTGTAGATGTTACGAATAATAAACCTAGAAAAATTACAGAAACAGGAATTGGCCATATCCCACAAGACCGTCATAAGCATGGTCTAGTACTTGATTTTTCAGTTGGTTATAATGCGGCATTACAATCGTATTACCATGAGCCTTTTTCTAAAGGTGGAATCATGAACTATAAAGTGGTAAATGAGCAAGCGAATAATCTTATTAAGGAATTCGATGTACGGACTCAAGGTGTACATGAATTAGCAAGAGCTTTATCTGGTGGGAATCAGCAGAAGTTAATTATCGGTCGTGAAGTGATGCGAAACCCAGATTTATTGATTGCTGCTTTGCCGACACGAGGTTTAGACGTAGGGGCTATTGAATTTATTCATAAACGTTTAATCGAGCAACGAGATAGTGGAAAAGCCGTTCTCCTTATTACATTTGAATTAGACGAAGTAATGAATGTTTCCGATCGGATATCGGTAATTTATGATGGAGCGATTGTAGGAACTGTTATACCTCAGGAAACTACTGAGCAAGCATTAGGGTTAATGATGGCAGGTCATTCTAAACAAGAAGCCGAAAAAGAACAGGCTGTCGTAGGGAAAGATGGTGATGAACATCATGTCGAATAA
- the yfmH gene encoding EF-P 5-aminopentanol modification-associated protein YfmH has product MKEVIFDQLQEKIYTETLDNGLKVVILPKRGYSKTFVTFTTKYGSIDRTFKPHGKDEFITVPDGIAHFLEHKMFEKEDGDVFQKFGLNGASANAYTTFGRTAYLFSATNKVMENTKVLLDFVQQPYFTKQTVDKEKGIIAQEITMYDDQPDWRLYFGTIENLYKEHPVKIDIAGTVESIQDITAEHLYTCYETFYHPSNMLLFVVGAVNPEEMMTFIKEDQEQKSFDQPEPIERQFPTETKAADIPERVLTMDVSKPKLNVGMKCTATDQQGQQMLETELSANLVLDSLFGRTSSFYEKANAEGLVDESFSYEFSMEEGYGFAMVGSDTEKPDQLEALIRQTIKEAKEQWPVQAEDLERMRRKKIGQFMRSLNSIEFIANQFTRYEFNEMNLFDVVPTLEKLSMDKLKDAFATFSDDSSYTIFKVLPPTA; this is encoded by the coding sequence ATGAAAGAAGTAATTTTCGATCAACTGCAAGAAAAGATATATACGGAAACATTGGATAACGGTCTGAAAGTCGTCATTTTACCTAAACGAGGGTATTCTAAAACGTTCGTAACATTTACTACTAAATATGGTTCTATCGACAGAACATTTAAACCGCATGGGAAAGATGAATTTATAACAGTCCCGGACGGCATTGCGCACTTTCTAGAACATAAAATGTTTGAAAAAGAAGACGGTGATGTGTTTCAGAAATTTGGTTTGAATGGGGCATCTGCTAATGCTTATACTACATTCGGAAGAACAGCATATTTGTTTTCAGCAACGAATAAAGTGATGGAAAACACAAAAGTATTGTTGGACTTCGTTCAGCAACCGTATTTTACTAAGCAAACTGTAGATAAAGAAAAGGGAATTATTGCCCAGGAAATTACGATGTATGATGATCAGCCGGATTGGCGTTTGTATTTTGGCACGATAGAAAATTTGTATAAAGAGCATCCGGTGAAAATTGATATTGCGGGTACTGTAGAATCGATACAAGATATTACAGCAGAACATTTATATACATGTTATGAAACGTTCTATCACCCTTCCAATATGTTGTTATTTGTTGTAGGGGCAGTAAACCCAGAAGAAATGATGACATTCATAAAAGAAGATCAAGAGCAAAAATCATTTGATCAACCAGAACCAATTGAACGACAATTTCCAACTGAAACGAAAGCTGCTGATATTCCGGAACGAGTATTAACAATGGATGTTTCCAAGCCGAAATTGAATGTAGGTATGAAATGTACTGCAACTGATCAACAAGGTCAGCAAATGTTGGAAACTGAGCTTTCGGCTAATTTAGTGTTAGATAGCTTATTTGGAAGAACGTCTTCATTCTACGAAAAAGCAAATGCGGAAGGTTTAGTAGATGAATCATTTTCCTATGAATTTTCAATGGAAGAAGGCTACGGGTTTGCGATGGTTGGTTCTGATACGGAAAAACCAGATCAATTAGAAGCATTGATCCGTCAGACGATTAAAGAAGCGAAAGAACAGTGGCCAGTACAAGCTGAAGATTTAGAAAGAATGCGCAGAAAGAAAATCGGTCAATTTATGCGTTCATTGAATTCCATAGAATTTATTGCCAATCAGTTTACACGCTATGAGTTCAATGAAATGAACTTATTTGATGTAGTGCCGACACTTGAAAAATTATCAATGGATAAGTTGAAAGATGCCTTTGCAACGTTTTCCGATGATAGTAGCTATACCATCTTCAAAGTATTGCCGCCAACCGCATGA
- a CDS encoding DUF3388 domain-containing protein, giving the protein MGEWYVEYEIQVNRPGLLGDIASLLGMLRVDIVTINGVDGRYRGMLVHTDHDQQIKRFELIASTMDTIVIHKIREPKLRDVLAVRHGHYIQRGTDDRRTFQFIRSELGILVDFLAEVFKQDGHKLIGVRGMPRVGKTESVVAASVCANKKWIFLSSTMIKQTVRTSMMGDEFSDDNIFILDGIVTRKSSDERHMQLVREIMSMPTIKVVEHPDMFVKQSEYTIDDFDIIVELRTDIDQEITYDILEKNDQMSTHNPMGGFDMFNG; this is encoded by the coding sequence ATGGGAGAATGGTATGTCGAATATGAGATACAAGTGAATCGTCCTGGATTACTAGGAGATATTGCTTCTTTACTCGGAATGTTGCGAGTAGATATTGTAACGATTAACGGCGTGGATGGCAGATACCGCGGTATGCTCGTCCATACGGATCACGATCAGCAAATAAAGCGTTTCGAGTTGATTGCTTCTACGATGGATACCATTGTAATTCATAAAATTAGGGAACCTAAACTACGTGATGTGCTGGCAGTTCGTCACGGACATTATATCCAAAGAGGGACAGATGATCGCCGAACGTTTCAATTTATCCGAAGTGAACTTGGTATATTAGTAGACTTTTTAGCAGAAGTGTTTAAGCAGGATGGTCATAAATTGATCGGTGTCCGTGGTATGCCGCGTGTAGGAAAGACCGAATCAGTCGTTGCAGCTAGCGTATGTGCTAATAAAAAGTGGATATTTTTATCATCAACAATGATTAAACAAACCGTCAGAACGAGTATGATGGGTGATGAGTTTTCAGATGACAACATATTCATATTGGACGGTATCGTTACGCGGAAATCTTCAGATGAACGTCATATGCAATTGGTGCGCGAAATTATGAGTATGCCTACGATTAAAGTGGTAGAGCACCCGGACATGTTCGTTAAACAATCGGAATATACTATTGATGATTTTGATATAATTGTAGAATTGAGAACGGATATAGATCAGGAAATCACGTACGATATTTTAGAGAAAAATGATCAGATGTCTACCCATAATCCGATGGGTGGATTTGATATGTTTAATGGATGA
- the pgsA gene encoding CDP-diacylglycerol--glycerol-3-phosphate 3-phosphatidyltransferase produces MNLPNKITLSRVLMIPFFILFLAVDFGWGMITIGGVTMPVEHLVGAIIFIIASTTDWLDGYLARKNNLVTNMGKFLDPLADKLLVSAAFILLVEMGAAPAWIVIVIISREFAVTGLRLILAGGGEVVAANQLGKIKTVAQLLAISFLLLHNIFFEAIGIPFGTIMLYIALIFTVWSGVDYFIKNRKVLVESM; encoded by the coding sequence ATGAATTTACCTAATAAAATTACGCTCTCGAGAGTCTTGATGATTCCGTTTTTCATCTTGTTCCTAGCAGTGGATTTTGGCTGGGGAATGATTACAATTGGCGGCGTTACGATGCCAGTTGAACATTTAGTGGGAGCTATTATATTTATTATTGCGTCAACGACAGATTGGTTAGATGGATATTTAGCAAGGAAAAACAACTTAGTAACAAATATGGGGAAATTTCTAGATCCACTGGCGGATAAATTATTAGTTTCTGCCGCTTTTATTTTATTAGTAGAAATGGGTGCTGCACCTGCTTGGATCGTTATCGTCATTATTAGTCGAGAATTTGCGGTTACGGGACTTCGTTTGATTTTAGCAGGTGGTGGTGAAGTAGTCGCAGCTAATCAACTAGGTAAAATAAAAACGGTGGCCCAATTATTGGCGATTTCGTTTCTTTTATTACACAATATATTTTTTGAAGCAATCGGTATTCCATTCGGCACAATTATGCTCTACATTGCGTTAATATTTACTGTTTGGTCAGGTGTAGACTATTTCATTAAGAATCGAAAAGTATTAGTAGAGTCCATGTGA
- a CDS encoding ABC transporter permease: MLDILYFIIPITIASAAPLIFTAIGGVFSERSGVINIGLEGLMIMGAFIGIVFNLFFADVLGAWTPWVSLLVAMLVSALFATLHAVASISFRADQVVSGVAINMLGLAIALFSVKMIFGKGQTDFIQQKIPRFNIPYLEDIPVIGPMFFKLVYGSSIIAIAVAIIAWFVIYKTPFGLRLRSVGEHPMAADTMGIKVTKIRYIAVIISGGLAGIGGAVYSQTITNDFGHATINGQGFMALAAMIFGKWHPLGAMGAALFFGFAQALAISSSSITFLAGIPSVYFHIFPYVLTILALAGFLGKANAPKAIGKPYVKGNR; encoded by the coding sequence ATGTTAGATATTTTATATTTCATCATTCCAATAACGATTGCTTCTGCTGCCCCTCTTATTTTCACAGCAATAGGCGGTGTGTTTTCTGAACGATCAGGTGTCATCAATATCGGTTTAGAAGGACTCATGATCATGGGTGCGTTTATCGGGATTGTATTTAACTTGTTCTTTGCAGATGTGTTAGGGGCATGGACACCTTGGGTTTCATTGCTAGTCGCTATGCTTGTCTCCGCATTATTTGCAACATTGCATGCGGTAGCTTCCATTTCATTTAGAGCAGACCAAGTAGTGTCGGGTGTTGCAATCAATATGCTAGGTTTAGCGATTGCTTTATTCTCTGTGAAAATGATCTTTGGAAAAGGACAAACAGATTTTATTCAGCAGAAGATTCCGCGTTTTAACATCCCGTACTTGGAAGACATTCCAGTAATCGGACCGATGTTCTTTAAGTTAGTATACGGTTCATCCATAATCGCGATTGCAGTTGCGATCATTGCTTGGTTCGTAATTTATAAGACACCGTTCGGTTTGCGCTTACGTTCAGTCGGTGAGCATCCAATGGCTGCAGATACGATGGGGATCAAAGTGACAAAAATTCGGTATATCGCTGTGATCATTTCAGGTGGACTTGCTGGAATCGGTGGTGCGGTATACTCGCAGACGATTACGAATGACTTTGGACATGCTACGATCAACGGACAAGGATTTATGGCGCTTGCAGCGATGATTTTCGGTAAATGGCATCCGCTAGGCGCGATGGGTGCTGCACTATTCTTCGGATTTGCACAGGCCTTGGCAATCAGTTCATCTAGTATTACATTTTTGGCAGGTATACCGTCTGTGTATTTCCACATCTTCCCGTACGTCTTGACGATTTTAGCTTTAGCCGGATTCCTTGGAAAAGCGAATGCACCAAAAGCTATCGGAAAGCCGTATGTAAAAGGAAATCGATAA